gatgcactgttctactgtgctgCAACACCTGCGAATATTTATAACCTCTATAGAAGACTTATCTGAAGAAAAAGTTGTCTAAGAAACATCTAAACAAGTATGATACAATCCATAAGATTTCTACTTTTAAATTGAATGCATTAGTATTCCTGAGCGGGAAGGGGGcaaatattctaataaatgtaATCATTGTGCTTCTGTGATCATCCCTGCAAAGCcaaatatacagctttgaaaaaaataagtgatcacttaaaaatgatgagtttctttgattttaccaacttgaaaacctctggaatataatcaagaggaagatggatgatcacaagccatcaaactaaactgaactgcttaaatgtttgctccaggagtgtaaagcataaagttatccaaaagcagtgtgtaagactggtggaggagaacataatgccaagatgcatgaaaaaaaatgtgattaaaaaccaaccaaggttattccaccaaatattgatttctgaactcttaaaactttatgaatatgaacttgtttttttttgcactatttgaggtctgaaagctctgcatctttttttcttttttcagccttttcttattttctgcaaataaagtctctaaatgacattttttttgtttaaaatttgggagaaatgttttctgtagtttatagaaaaaacaacaatgttcattttactcaaacataaacctataaatagcaaagagaaactgattcagaaactgaagtgctctcctcattttttctagagctgtgttcatgcaaaaaaaaaacaagggttcTGTTTCTGCTTTTTCTGGCCGTGACAGCTTTTCCTGTTTACCTGAGCAACAAGGACACTGCTAATAAGGCTGATAGAAGAAATCAGCATGGCAAACTTGTAATTTGGTTATAGAGTTAGTGAGAGTCATCAAATAAAATCACCAGATTTATCCACTCTATAAGGATACCAcaccacaatgcacgttttaaaagtacttttccacaagctcagtgcaattacacattctcaccagagaggtctccaaatcccctaAACTCACAGACTGTTATTTTAAACTAGAAACATTAGATCATAGTCAGCAAAGGTCTAGAAACCTCTTGCAAAGTACTGACCATGTAGGGTGCCTAGACTTTTCCTATAGGCCCCTTCAATTTAGATGTAAATATACAATGTAATactgttataaataataaataattaacctTTTCTTTTGAAAatcattttttgtaaattttatttttgtctaGCTATTCACAGTAACAGAAAGTTTGACCAGTGGGACCCAAACAATTGTATGTCACTGTATTTATGCTgtgtaaaaaatgatttagaCTGATTTAATTCATACATACtttgaaaataacatttttttaatatttcactttTTCACTTGGAAATACCCTACATACTTCTTTTTTGTCTAGTACTTAAGTTAAGTTCTTGTAAACatgtttaaccaaaaaaaaaaaaaaccaaacctAAAATGTATATGGCACTTGGTAACTGGCAAATGACAGAATTCTTAAAAAGGATCCTTAAACTCAACAGTACAACTAAACTGTTATATACATTATAAACTTAGAAGAGCATTCGTTTCCTTGATTGTTAGCACACACTCTTCCCTACCATATTTAGTTGCATGGGAAAAGCTGGAAATTCCATCCCTTGATTTGGATTTTAGAACCTGATTTTAGAATTACAGAGACTTCTATTTAAAGTCTTTTTCAGTAAAATTGCCATTGTGGTTGAGTTCCCCAATTAAGATGATCTTAATACTGTAatgctttctaaaaaaaaaaaaaaacctctgccCTGAACTTTTTATGCTTGATCACTCAGAAAATGTAGAGACAGACAATGCACACTCCAACATTTACAAgtgcatttacaaaaaaaatgattgaGGGTTAGGTTCTAAAAGGTTTAGGAGTCTTTCAGAgtctgaaagaacaaaaaaaaactgctgcaaATCTCAATATAAAGTTATATCtctggcagatatgtaaatgattacaggtgtggtctaaCACAGGTTAGATACTGGGTTTTaccacaagagggtgtaaaaaAGTCTTTCCTAATTGCTTTATGAATAGAGTCTCCTGGGCTatttttttgggtagtgtacctcttgatgagagatcactgactgctagacatgaCTCTTTTAAGCactcaaaaatctatattttttttaatttttcatttgcaGTGGTGTTGTAGGTGTTGTAAATGGACTGCTATCAATTGGTATTGAATTCTGTCCAACAACCAATCAAAGTTCTGTTTCAATCCTGCCTTTCCTGTAGAGGAACAAACTGATCTAACTGCTGGTGTGATACATTGTGACACTTAGCCTGTAAAATCTGGTTGCCAGATTTTATGCTAATCATGCATTTATGGTCCCAACTGGGACACCAATCGAAAACCTACAAGTGTGCAAAAACTACTGATTCAGACGCAACATCTATGAACAAATGTTTGCCACTCAATGACATGAATCCAGGTTAGAGGGAGCCTAACATGGTACTAGAGCTTCCTTCAATTGTACAGTTTCCCCAATAAACTTGCTTTTTTAACTCTAATAatgtaatcacttacatatatcTTTCTGTCATTATATTTTaattcatatataaaatatatgtataaataactCCTTCTTGGTGCATTACTGTTTTGGCAATGAGTGTATAATCTTCATTATTTATAATTAAGATCATTTATAGTTATTAGCATGATCATAGTCAAAAGAAAGAATACAATAATCTACGATTTGTTTAGTGCTGACTGTTAAGTGCTGATGTGCCCGTAATTCATTTGGCTATGCACAGAAAGTCTTAAGGGTGCCAGGTTCTTCGAGAGGCTGGGTTAGCCCATGTGATTTGGTACGTGTAGTGATTTAAGAGTAGAGTAAGCCTTTagtaaagcttaaaaaaaagaaaaaaaaaagaaaaagaaaaaagcttagTGGCTCATAGAATAGCAACCTTTCAAGTCTACGCACCAATAAAACCGTAGCAGATCCCCACAGAGGCGCAGATACGCTGTGACCGGCTCTACAGCCGTTCATGTCATAACAAGGAGTGTTAGTTACTGAAAGACCctaaacaacaaaaacagcaaaaactaaaagaaatttCTCAGGAGAATCGATTCAGGTTAAGAATGGGGAAAGTCCTTCATAAGCGTTCTCTGTAACGTCACCATTCTCCTACgcgaaaagaatgagagagagagagatacggaAACATTAGAAAATATTTGATCTATTTGTGCACGagactgcatcagcagcagctgcgTTCCCTGGTTGTTTCAGACGGCTCGCGGCGCAGCTTGAACCCTCGCACTCCTGAACTGCCGCTGCCTGTGTCTAGAACTGGAATCCTTTGACCTGAAAGAAAAAACAGCGACAAAAAGATTTACATTAGATTGAGACtcgtttgaatcccagtcatgcagcttgccatcagctgctagagCCTGAAAAGGGAGAGCGAttatccttgctctctctgggtgggtacagtagatggagctctttcccctcatcactcctagggtgatgtggaccagcacaaggctgcgtctgtgagctattGTATACAGGTCTGGTCCAGAATCTCTGTTTGCAGCTGTGTTAGGTAATGTAagagtaacattaaattaagctaTAAACATGATTTGTGCAGACTTGCTAAGTGACGTCTGCATTTTCTAACAGTTTCGTTTTTGCCCATCCACATAGCTCCACTGGTAGaagagttttcaaaaatctctATCTTGATTAATTTGTTTTGGCAGGTGCAAATACAACAATTACACTTCGATGTGGACCAAAATAACCTTGAGAGGAAGGGTCTCAATCTGGCCCCAACCTACTCCCCAACAAATGGGACTTTCTGTTTTAAGACGTAATaaatatgaatgtgaacttgtatTTGTGTGCATTGTTTTGTAGGATGATCTCTTTTGAGTACCTTTTTCTGAATTTTTTGTTATAAGTTTGTAGATTTAtccaattaataaaaaatgagcacaCTAAagatgattacatttttttttacttatcctAAATCGAAATGTAAACAGCTACAAATGACTGAACTTGCTTACTTATCTCAGTGAAGATTTCATTCACGTTAATAGCATTCTTGGCACTAGTTTCAACAAAAATTGCATGGATGGAATCAGCATAGTCTTTGGCATCCTTCTCTGATACCTCTCTGTAAAACAAAAGAGGAAGGAAAAAACAGAAGAGGAAAAGGTTTAGTGCATACACTTAAAATAAACAACACAACAAACGTGTGAAAGAGAAAGTTGTGAACATTCAGCTATTCATTTAGTGCTGACTGCTTTCATTTAATTTATctgggattttttttgtattttacctatataaaatattacagtaaaacaaaGTAATTAGGAGAACAATCTTTCTGTACTGAGCAGACAGGAGCTAAGTCTACACTGCTGCTAAATTATTGTGGGTTAAAAGATGAGGTGGGCTTTTCTGGAAGCTGTGCATGTGTCAGAGTACTGAACCTGGCGTCAGAGAGATCACATTTGTTTCCAGCGATAGCCACCACTATGTTGGGAGGTCCATGCTGGCGCAGCTCCTTCACCCAGTTTTTTAGAGTCTGGAAGGATTCCTGAGTGAGtgggaatgagagagaaagagaggaataaagtaatttatgtattttaaccTCTGTATAAATTacgagaaagaaaaagaaatgaggAAATTAGTTCACGTAATGTCTTTTAGAAGAGTCACTTTTGTGCTTCTTATTTCTAAACTAACTGAGtttttgaaaacactgtgtttaaaagcgctgCAGCACATTTTCAGccttctgtgttaaagcagcttcacactgcatagATATGAACgcaggaacacagaatcttctcactatatttactttcttggtcCCGCCCAGACATCTCTGACCAGTCAGAGGAGGTACAATGTGCTCTTGTGGTTTATTGGTATGAATTTtctggtgtgtttaggtttatgcctgcgttctctggaatgatgaagctccaCCCACTACTTTTGGGAGGAGTTAGGGAGTTGGGTAAGAGTTGTGagaggtgaggtggtgatcatccagaaTCTAATACAAAGACTttcctggacagtaaagacaattactccaaaaaaaaaaaaaatgcagataaaCTACCAGTATGCTTAATACCCTTAAATTCAGAAGGAATAATGAATCAGCACGTGTCCCAAAAATCAAAAACGTAAACCACCAATGAGTATGCATATGAAGATTTTTAAATCATATAGGATGGCAAATAAATGTACCTCTTTAGTGATGTCATACACAATGATGGCTGCCGCTGAGCCTCTGTAGTACATTGGGGCAAGAGCACGGAACTACAGGTggacagagagggaaagagaggaaatTAGTTTTATAGAttaatttatagatatatatatacattctgcATTTATAATTCTTTTATAAATTTTTGTCTCCTGCAGATTAACAGAAAATAAAGACACAAAGATAAAACATTTCATAAGTGAAAAAATAGCCTTTTAAGTTTCCGCCAACCCAGAAACAGCGACAGCTCCAACAGAAACATGTCAGACATTACTCGTCACTTTGTTCCCTCTGGTTTCCAACAGAGGAAAGgactaaagcaacaaaaaaaatcttctgactgatttttattttaggccAAGCTTATAAAACAGACGTGACCCCAACATTTGTGTATACATAGACAAAATACCATTGACTATTTACCCTAATTAAATTAGAAATGTTTACAAAATAATCTGGTCtacattgcaatatatatatatatatgatttaataataataataaatgaactaTGGCTGGTCAAAAATCTGTACACATGTCAGAATGACACATTTAGTGTTAATATatgcaacacctgagcaaccacctgaaaccTATTAACCTATTAACCATagaaactgcatagcaaccacctagtaacaccctaGAATCCACTAAGCAACATCATTACAGCCACATGTGATACCATACCAATCATCTTGCAATATTATAACATTTATCTAGCAAGCACTTatcaacattttagcaaccacctgggaaactaGTCCTGGAAGATATGAgcaaaaagtatattaatatatttcacaATTCGATATAACTGATATTAATATAAACAATTTCCatctttatattttaatgtgtCCACTATCTTAatgtgtcagacagtggttaatTTAGTGATGTTTTAAACCTTGACCACTAGATAGTCTTAGGGTCcgactaaaaaaatgtttataaggtgggatccgagtggtccagcagtttaaagcactgccactatgatcgggagactgCTGgtttcgaatcctgatcatgcagcttaccatcagctgccaaagccctgagagaggacaattggtcttgctctctctgggtgggcagatggcgctctttcccttaATCACTCCTAGCgtaatgtggatcagcacaaggcgtctgtgagctgatgtatcagaacctagtcgctgcgctttcctccaaatgcgctgtgatgctactcgtcatcagcagcagtttgaaaagaggtggtggctgacttcacatgtatcaaatgAGGCGGGGCTAGTCTTTAAACTCCTTGTGTTGTAGCATTACTATTGATGGGGGATTAACAGTTGaggagcagctgaatgggtgggacaactggACTAGCGAAATCGGGAgaaatttgtttatttactccaaAATTTGGTCTATAGAGTGgactgtatatttttaatattgcaacaTTTATAAAAGAAAGAACTGATACGGCGATGTCAATGTTTTACTAGAATCATGAAGTCTTACACCTCTAACCTTTTTGTACGATAAGCATTAACCTCATGCGAAGGATTAGGAGGGGCCTCAAGAAACTTCTAATTATCTAGATATTTGGCACAAGTGTTCCAGTGTTGGATGTTGTGCACACGTGAGAACTGTTTGTGGAATTGAGAGCAAAAACAGCTCAGAAAAACATGAAGGAGAACGGAATGTGAAGAACAGGGTTAAGTTGttaaagaaaatgaatgaaagcAGAGTGCTGGTGCTGGGATATTCATTCAAATTCATTACCCAGGTCCTGCTCAGAGCACCACTGCCTTCTTAAAGCGTATCATTCAATTTCAAAACGTAATTTTCTCTAACCCCAGCACAAAATTAACACTTTACAGAAATCTGTGGAAGTGGCAGTTTTAATCCTACAGAACACTGGAGGGCTAGAGAGGACAGCGCCCACTGGGAAATGACCCAAACTAGATCCACTGTAAAGCCCTGAGAGGTTTTGTGTTTCAGTTCTCCTTGCCAGGAAGCAGCGAGAGGCATGGCAGATCACTGAAGCTGGCCACAAACACATGTGGGAGCCATCAGTAGTAAGATGAGTGCCATGTGCACAGCCATGTGCCTCCAAAGACCCTAAAAGAGCCTCAGAAGCTCACAGGTCTTCGTTCCAAAAGTGGTTTACATGGTAAACCACAGATACGTTGTTTAAGCGTACCAAAACATGCCTCCCTGCAGCAGAGTCCAAATGTTGAGGGTGGTCAAGAGCTCACTGGAAGTTCACCCAATGTTCAGCCACCTGTACAGACACTTGGAGCAGTCCCTGCACTCTCAGAGCCCAGCCTGAGCTTTTCAGAAAAAGGGAAATACAACTCAGCTCTTTATCAGGTTTATTTTTAACACATCCACATCCCTGTAAACTTGTGCTGTAAACTTTTGTGAATGCATGATGTCAATGCTATAAAATCAATAGACATACGCAACGCGCAATACAAACTAGGGGTGAGCGGTATGGCCCTAAAATGATatcattatattttttatgatatttttgcgataacaatattcttggtgatatgacaaaacactgaattaaaattgcatacaatatacgatatgatatggcacaccccttactaagatatttaaaaacaagaattttattagatttgtaacaatAAGAGTCAATGAACCAGACTctcctgataataataataatgcactacaaatatctccatatatccaggattaaagtaaaataaatgatactggacagatataatctgtctctattagatatataatgggaaatgagaacagtgttaattttacttttgctaaaaacagctaaaaagtgatatgataattaggggtgggttatatggcaccatatttttagggtataatatagtTCACAATATTCTCTGGGCACAGACCCCCAGCTACTGTATCTACAGGAACAGGTATttagtatttgtatttatatgcatatttaaggaaaacaaacaaaaaaaataatattaataacaactcATTAATTTCCAGGTATGTTTATAAAATTCTCCAGACTTTTTGATTCACATGCTTTACACTATACATAAATAAGTAATGCTTTGATTATACAAAACTTGAAATACCAGTATTGGTATTAGTAATGGAGCTCTGGTGTACTAAGCTATGCACAGTAAAGATAGCTTGGGTCAGGCCTCAACAGTAACAAGCACCAAGTAACAAAGAAGACAAtgcaacaatacagcacacaagTGCCCAAGGTAGCAGTTGCTGTATTGAACATTTAGGTGAATCTACCTCAATAAGAAAGAAACTGAGAAACTGGCATCTATGTTTTAGCTGAAAGGCTCAAACCACAGCTTGTCTCACATCAgccaaaaaacatctttagaaacTCAACGGTGGAGGATTTTTGACTCTGATCTGGCATAATGCTAGTGCCATATTCAACCATAAAAAACATCATGCTacctgtcaaacatggtggtggtagtgtctaGGTCTGGGGTCACTTTGCTTCTGTGGAACCAGGACAAATTGTCATAACGAATTGAACCATAAATTCTGCTCCTAATCAGTTAAACCAATCCAGCGGAATTAAGTCATCCTGCAGAAAATGTATCTTAAATCATATAAATTGAAAAGATAATATAATGTCTTTTTATATGTCAGTCTAACTTGCTGGACAGATGGAGGAGACCGTCAACTGCCAGGCTGCAGACAACAGACAACACACTCTCGCACTGGCTTTGAAGGAAAGGGAGGGCCATTCTACCCTAGGCCAAATGGCAGTGTCCTGATTATAGAGCCAAAGCTATAAATATCTATAACAAATGGCTTCCTGCTTGTTTTTAACCTGTCACGTACATATCTGCTATATATAACGCCTCCTTAAACTGTACACTTACCAAgaagtttattagaaacacctcctgtTGCTCTCAAACAACTGAAATGCTGTAAGACATGTATTCTATGAAACTGGGGATATTTTTTTGACTAATCATTTTGTTGGTTCAAGTTGCTATGACTGCATCAACCAGTCAAAGGGCACGGTCATACTGCCAGTTCAACCACATTCCATAGATGTTCCATTGTATTCAAATCTAGTGACTGTACTCCACTGAAGAACGTGGATCGCACTGTAATTTTTATTAAAAGAACTGCTTTGTGAAAATGAATTGTTATGAAAGAAGTAGCTGGACAAGATGGTAAAAGAGGGGTCATGACGTGATGCACATAATACTCGAATAGGCTGCGACATACAAGTAATGCTTGGttgggatgcactgaatatttggcaaccaaaaagaCTTGGTAATTGAAAATCTTCAACTaatcacttattattatttaatctaaTTTGCCCAcatgtttatgtatgtatatatttattggtatgtatacagtatatgtatatacatatgtatgtatgtgtatatatttttatatgcatACCTGGCTTTATGTAAATGCACATATGTGTATTGTCTCTGGTATTTTGAGAGTTGGAGCAGAGGTTATATGATGTATTTTCCTTCCTGAtgtcataaaaaaacacaataaaaaacccTGAGGAGAAGAtctttaactgaaaaaaaaaaaacatataattttagaataattcaaaagacagaaatgtttattttggtgcatccctaatgctTGGCATTAATAGGTCCAAGGTTCACCTCATAAAACTTTCCTTATGGATGCATAAAATTATGCTGTGGGTGCTAAAATTTCCCCTAGCAGAAATTAAAATTCATAGGACCAGCTATGTTTTCATTTCCCCCCAGTCAGTTTTGGCAAGCTTGTTCCTAGTTTCAGCTTTCTGTACTTCTGTACTGGCAGAAGTAAAGCCTGATGTCAAATCCAAATAAACTAAAGAAAgtcttaaataatatataaaaaaagtatcgGCTGATATTCTAGTTTAAAATCCACACAGGTCTTTTTTGTGTTTCAACCAAAAACTGTAAAAgcatgtaaataaatgtacaagGGAAGTGCACTTGCAAAATTTACACCAATCAACTTGTTTCTTCATTTGCTCTCCACTTTATGAGCTCAAAACACCATACAAGAACACATAGTAGCACTATAATTAAAGACAATCTCTGGGATTGTCTAATAGAGAGTACAAtgctcataccagcacaacacaccaccaccatatcagtgtcactgcagtgctgagaataatgacccaccaccaaaTAACTGCTTTGTGGagggttttctctcctgtggggtcctgagtactGAAGAACAGGgcgaaaggaggataataataaagtatgcagagaaacagatacagaactacagtctgaaattattatagaactacaaaggaCATAGTATCAACTGTAACAGTTGACCACAGTGTATGCTCtgaatattctaatattcagCACTATGAACATAAACGAAAATGTTAAGAATGTAAAAATGATGTCAAAATGTTGAGAAAATAGGAATCGTATGTGTGGCATCAAACCCTCGACTGCCACAGGAAAGGCAGTGTTACCCATTACTACAATGCACCAACCACCTACACTCACTAACACAGCATAACTGTTTATATTCTTGCCCCCTCAAGTAATGCATAAACTTCAAGTAAGTCTTACATGAGCACATGTGGGACACTGCAGTAGGTGCATGGAGCAACTCCCTTCACAAGCACAGAGCCTGAGAGAGACTAAATGAAAGTAACACTGCCCCCTGTCAGGAACATCAGGAAAAAGGGATGTCACTGTACATCAGATGAGCTGAAGATAGAAAGTGAAAGTGTGAGCAACACTTTTGCAGGGATTACGCATTTGCTTACCCTCTCTTGTCCTGCTGTGTCCCAGATGAGAAATTTATGGAGCTCATTTTGGTACTGCACAGTCTTCGTCATAAATgatgctctaaaaaaaaaagttaagttctATTAGTAATTCTGCTGTCAACAGTATGTTTCTAGGTATATTCACTGTCACAATATGGATGTCATGGGTTGGTGCATACAGTCACATGAAGAATACACTGTACACATTAATCACCGTAATTGTGCAAGAGAGCAACTTATTTACCATTTATATGTTTCCACTACAGTCATTTTGCAACGACAGCCCAAAGGCTTTTCATTTGAAACAATAAATACAGGAAGTGAAGACGCATTCAGGGAATGTTCAATTCCTCAGTATGCCAAACTAAATTACATTTACACAGAGAAACGAAGCAAGTCTGTTGGTAAACAATCAAATGCTATAATTAGCTTAGCTATTTTTACTGTACAGGCCCTTTACAGCTCATATCGTTTAGCTGATAAAAGCCATTTCATTTAACTTATGTAAGTAAAGTGTAAAAATGAATATGAGCCTAGCGTTCATCGTCATTCCCTActgacattatatatatatatatatatatatatatatatatatatatatatatatatatatatatatatatatatatatatatatattacattataatttcCTGTTGTACAAAATTAGTACTGATCCATGGAGGTCAAACCGCAGCATGAATGTGACTGATGTGTACTGTTACACCCATACCAGTCAGTATTCTTACATTTTcttcattttagaaaaaaaaattaatcacaacacacacacacacacacacacacacacacttattatacTTATTTTCTACTGCTTCTTTTGAGTAAAGACACAATTCCATCacatcagaaaataaataaaaagaattgcTATTCTGTGATCATATATTCAACATGACTAGTGAGTGAAGATGAACACTTTAAGTAGCGATAAGCTTACCCAATTGTAGGATTAATGTTCGGATCAAAGCTATCCTCCACAAATCTCCA
This DNA window, taken from Astyanax mexicanus isolate ESR-SI-001 chromosome 5, AstMex3_surface, whole genome shotgun sequence, encodes the following:
- the rab22a gene encoding ras-related protein Rab-22A; the encoded protein is MSLRELKVCLLGDTGVGKSSIVWRFVEDSFDPNINPTIGASFMTKTVQYQNELHKFLIWDTAGQERFRALAPMYYRGSAAAIIVYDITKEESFQTLKNWVKELRQHGPPNIVVAIAGNKCDLSDAREVSEKDAKDYADSIHAIFVETSAKNAINVNEIFTEISQRIPVLDTGSGSSGVRGFKLRREPSETTRERSCC